Proteins encoded together in one Actinomycetota bacterium window:
- a CDS encoding FTR1 family protein, whose product MLTALVITLREGLEAALVVAVVLSFLDRSGEGRLKRYAWYGAAVAAGLCIASATLLFSLAESLVGEASEAFEIVVTLLAVSVLTFMIMWMKRHGRNLKSAIEERAKKASGTASAPGRVSTSSSALAILTLAFAAVAREGFETVLFLLGSASESGTAATVAGASVGLGAAMVAGLVFYRGVYRLNLKKFFDVTGVMLIVLAAGLVANSVQDLFGSGLLPAALTDPVWNTGAWLSQETGPGAVLHSLFGYQSAPSPVALMSYVLYLGSMLWLYFAPKFGRQRALAEGAH is encoded by the coding sequence ATGCTTACAGCACTGGTAATAACACTCAGGGAAGGTCTTGAGGCCGCCCTTGTCGTCGCCGTGGTCCTGTCATTCCTCGACCGGTCTGGTGAAGGCCGGCTCAAACGCTACGCCTGGTACGGCGCCGCCGTCGCCGCAGGTCTTTGTATCGCCTCGGCTACGCTGCTGTTTTCCCTGGCTGAAAGCCTTGTCGGCGAAGCAAGCGAGGCTTTCGAGATCGTAGTCACCCTGCTGGCCGTGAGCGTGCTGACCTTCATGATCATGTGGATGAAGCGGCACGGCCGGAACCTGAAATCGGCTATCGAGGAGAGGGCGAAGAAGGCCTCCGGGACGGCTTCCGCACCTGGCAGGGTCTCCACTTCTTCGTCGGCGCTTGCCATCCTCACGCTTGCTTTCGCCGCTGTTGCCCGGGAGGGTTTTGAGACGGTCCTGTTCCTTCTTGGCAGCGCTTCGGAATCCGGGACCGCAGCCACGGTCGCCGGCGCGAGCGTCGGACTCGGCGCCGCGATGGTCGCCGGACTGGTTTTCTACCGTGGCGTCTACCGCCTCAATCTGAAAAAATTCTTTGACGTTACCGGAGTCATGCTGATCGTGCTGGCGGCCGGCCTGGTGGCCAACAGCGTGCAGGATCTATTCGGCAGCGGCCTGCTGCCGGCGGCCCTGACCGATCCGGTCTGGAACACCGGAGCCTGGCTCAGCCAGGAAACGGGGCCAGGCGCAGTCCTGCACTCGCTGTTCGGGTACCAGTCGGCGCCGTCGCCGGTCGCGCTTATGAGCTACGTGCTATACCTCGGCTCCATGTTGTGGCTGTACTTCGCCCCGAAGTTCGGCAGGCAGCGGGCCTTGGCCGAGGGCGCCCATTAG
- a CDS encoding peptidylprolyl isomerase: MAKAQARHILVDSQEKCEQIKIEIVEGADFAEMAKVYSSCPSGQRGGDLGEFSPGQMVREFDEVVFSADLNTVQGPVKTQFGYHLIEVTSRTD; this comes from the coding sequence ATGGCAAAAGCGCAAGCCCGGCACATATTGGTGGACAGCCAGGAGAAATGCGAGCAGATCAAGATCGAGATCGTCGAGGGAGCTGATTTCGCCGAGATGGCAAAGGTGTATTCTTCCTGCCCTTCCGGACAGCGCGGCGGCGACCTGGGTGAGTTCAGCCCCGGCCAGATGGTCCGCGAGTTCGACGAGGTCGTCTTCAGCGCCGATCTCAACACGGTTCAGGGACCGGTCAAGACCCAGTTCGGCTACCACCTGATCGAGGTAACCAGCCGCACCGATTAG